In one Brassica oleracea var. oleracea cultivar TO1000 chromosome C9, BOL, whole genome shotgun sequence genomic region, the following are encoded:
- the LOC106315549 gene encoding uncharacterized protein LOC106315549, whose product MSTRAVRNGGREERRITVRPSSGSITADRLRSSRGTTAVHEVTKELRMTERRSSSTATTARRQDFQRTEHRSSSRVVSTAVREDFQTTTRRSSGSITSREFRTSEQRSSRRISSNREEVRTGEHRTITTSRQQVLMSKSRSLGTVTTSRQEVRVVGPSSSRTITTSHQEVRTSERRSSGTINREKVRTRTTERRSSGTIPAGHQEVKRRSSRTITADPHRRSS is encoded by the exons ATGTCCACCAGGGCCGTCAGGAATGGAG GTCGTGAGGAGCGTCGCATAACGGTGCGTCCGTCTTCGGGATCAATCACTGCAGATCGCCTTCGTTCCTCGCGTGGGACAACTGCAGTTCATGAGGTAACCAAAGAGCTTCGGATGACGGAAAGACGTTCTTCGTCAACAGCGACGACTGCACGTCGTCAAGATTTTCAAAGGACGGAACATCGTTCCTCCTCGCGTGTGGTCAGTACTGCAGTTCGTGAGGATTTTCAGACGACAACACGTCGTTCCTCCGGATCGATCACTTCACGAGAGTTTCGGACGTCGGAACAACGTTCCTCAAGAAGGATCTCTTCAAATCGCGAAGAGGTCCGGACGGGGGAGCATCGAACGATCACTACAAGTCGTCAGCAGGTTCTGATGTCGAAGAGTCGTTCTTTGGGAACGGTCACTACAAGTAGGCAAGAGGTTCGGGTGGTGGGCCCTAGTTCTTCGCGTACAATCACTACAAGTCATCAGGAGGTTCGGACCTCGGAGCGTCGTTCTTCGGGAACGATCAATCGTGAGAAAGTTCGGACGAGGACGACAGAGCGTCGCTCATCAGGAACCATCCCTGCTGGACATCAGGAGGTTAAACGCCGTTCCTCCAGAACGATCACAGCCGATCCCCACCGCCGCTCCTCTTGA
- the LOC106319179 gene encoding probable LRR receptor-like serine/threonine-protein kinase At3g47570 isoform X2 — MLLEAYKFTDETDKKSLLEFKAQVSEGRRSVLSSWNNSSPLCNWTGVTCGRKHKRVTGLDIGGLQLGGVISPSIGNLSFLISLNLENNSFGGTIPQEVGNLFRLQHLFMGFNYLEGTIPAGLYNCSRLLTIDLFSNFIGQNVGSEVGSLTELVVLDLGLNKLNGKLPTSLGNLTSLRELGLGDNNIEGGIPDDMARLAQMVNFDLSVNSFSSVFPPVVYNWSSLEYLNIFRNGFSGNLRPTFGNLLPNLRGLYIGNNSLTGAIPTTLPNISTLQDLRMEVNGLVGSIPPGFGKLRNLKSISLHSNFLGSNFSGDLDFLDALTNCTQLQSISVANNTLGGDLPTSISNLSINLMELTLQMNFISGSISRDIGNLISLQSLWLGENMLTKTLPTSLGTLSGLVELSVYSNKMSGEIPFSIGNITRLEKLYLSNNSFEGIIPTSLGNCNYLLQLYVENNKLSGTLPLEILKIVRLVVLSISDNYLTGFLPKDIGRLENLVMLYVEHNKLSGKLPETLGKCFSMEELQLQGNFFEGTIPDISGLVGVKEVDFSNNYLSGSIPIYFANFNSLENLNLSINNFEGKVPTEGKFKNATIVSVFGNKNLCGGVLELKLSPCLSQELEKRAKHSSLSKKVVTGVSIGGSVFMIFSIASVSLCWFKNRKKNKTNAETPSTVGTFHEQISYGDLRNATDGFSSSNLMGSGSFGAVFKALLPAKNKVVAVKVLNMQQRGAMKSFMAECESLKDVRHRNLVKLLTACSSIDYQGNQFRALIYEFMPNGSLDMWLHSEEVEEIHRPSRTLTLLERLRIAIDVASVLDYLHVHCHEAIAHCDLKPSNVLLDNDLTAHVSDFGLARILLKFDQEYFLNQLSSAGVRGTIGYAAPEYGLGGQISTHGDVYSFGILVLEMFSGKRPTNEVFGENFTLCSYVKSALPERVLEVADEFILHSGLRIGFPAAKCLTLVFEVGLRCCEESPVSRLAMSEAVKELISIRESFFRSRRRAAR; from the exons ATGTTACTGGAAGCATACAAGTTTACCGATGAAACTGATAAGAAATCGTTGCTCGAGTTCAAGGCTCAAGTATCTGAAGGCAGAAGATCTGTCTTGTCCTCATGGAACAACTCATCCCCTCTATGCAACTGGACAGGGGTTACATGTGGCCGGAAACACAAAAGGGTTACTGGTTTGGACATCGGAGGATTGCAATTAGGTGGGGTAATATCACCATCTATCGGTAATCTTTCGTTTCTCATATCACTTAATCTTGAAAATAACTCTTTTGGTGGAACCATCCCTCAAGAGGTTGGAAACTTGTTTAGACTTCAACACTTGTTTATGGGATTTAATTACCTCGAAGGAACGATTCCAGCTGGTCTTTATAACTGCTCTAGATTATTGACCATTGATTTATTTTCAAATTTCATTGGACAAAATGTTGGTTCAGAAGTAGGATCATTGACGGAACTTGTTGTTTTAGATCTTGGTCTAAACAAATTGAATGGAAAGCTCCCTACATCTCTAGGAAACTTGACATCCCTCAGAGAACTTGGCCTAGGAGATAACAATATAGAAGGAGGAATCCCTGACGATATGGCTAGGCTGGCTCAAATGGTAAATTTTGATTTATCAGTGAACAGTTTCTCAAGTGTTTTTCCTCCTGTGGTTTACAATTGGTCCTCACTTGAGTATTTGAACATTTTTAGAAATGGTTTCTCTGGGAACCTGAGGCCTACTTTTGGTAATTTACTACCAAACTTACGAGGGTTATATATCGGAAACAATTCTCTTACTGGTGCCATTCCAACAACACTTCCCAATATCTCAACTCTTCAAGATTTAAGAATGGAAGTTAACGGTCTAGTTGGAAGTATTCCTCCGGGTTTTGGAAAACTACGGAATTTGAAATCCATATCACTTCATAGTAATTTTTTGGGAAGTAACTTTTCTGGAGATCTTGACTTTCTTGATGCTTTAACTAACTGCACCCAGCTGCAAAGCATAAGTGTGGCTAACAATACACTTGGGGGTGACTTGCCTACCTCCATTTCCAATCTATCAATCAACCTCATGGAGTTAACCCTTCAAATGAACTTTATTTCTGGAAGCATTTCTCGTGACATTGGGAATCTCATAAGCCTACAATCACTTTGGTTGGGAGAAAATATGTTAACAAAAACACTTCCAACCTCCCTTGGGACGCTTTCGGGATTGGTAGAATTAAGTGTCTATTCAAATAAAATGTCAGGAGAGATACCATTTTCTATAGGAAACATTACTCGGTTAGAAAAACTCTATTTGTCCAACAATAGTTTTGAAGGAATCATTCCTACAAGTCTCGGTAACTGTAATTATTTATTACAGTTATATGTTGAGAACAATAAGTTGAGTGGGACTCTACCTCTAGAGATTCTGAAGATTGTACGCCTTGTTGTCCTAAGCATATCAGACAATTATTTGACCGGATTTCTACCAAAAGATATCGGAAGACTTGAAAATCTTGTTATGCTATATGTTGAGCATAATAAACTATCAGGAAAGCTCCCAGAAACTTTGGGAAAGTGTTTCTCAATGGAAGAACTTCAGCTGCAAGGAAATTTTTTTGAAGGAACCATTCCAGACATAAGTGGGTTGGTGGGTGTTAAAGAGGTTGATTTCTCCAACAATTACCTCTCCGGAAGCATACCAATATATTTTGCAAACTTTAACTCGTTGGAGAATCTCAACCTATCTATTAACAACTTCGAGGGAAAAGTGCCAACAGAAGGAAAGTTCAAGAATGCTACTATAGTTTCAGTATTTGGAAACAAAAACCTATGTGGAGGCGTCTTGGAATTGAAACTAAGTCCATGCTTATCGCAAGAACTTGAGAAAAGGGCGAAACACTCATCTCTTTCAAAGAAAGTTGTGACTGGAGTAAGCATAGGTGGCTCTGTATTTATGATATTTTCCATAGCTTCAGTTTCTCTTTGTTGGTTCAAAAACAGAAAGAAGAACAAAACAAATGCAGAAACTCCGTCCACCGTTGGGACTTTCCATGAACAGATAAGCTATGGAGATCTTCGAAACGCAACAGATGGTTTCTCTTCAAGTAATTTGATGGGGTCAGGCAGCTTTGGTGCAGTGTTTAAAGCATTGCTTCCAGCAAAAAACAAGGTTGTTGCAGTGAAAGTTTTAAACATGCAGCAACGTGGAGCAATGAAGAGCTTTATGGCAGAATGTGAATCCTTGAAAGACGTAAGGCATCGTAATCTTGTGAAGCTGTTGACGGCTTGTTCAAGTATTGATTACCAAGGAAATCAATTCAGAGCTCTGATCTATGAGTTCATGCCAAATGGAAGCTTGGATATGTGGTTACATTCGGAAGAAGTGGAAGAGATTCATAGACCATCAAGAACTTTGACACTTCTTGAAAGGCTTCGCATAGCGATAGATGTTGCTTCTGTTCTGGATTATCTTCATGTTCATTGTCATGAAGCTATAGCTCATTGTGATCTTAAGCCAAGCAACGTCCTTCTAGACAATGATCTAACTGCGCATGTTAGTGACTTTGGTCTAGCTCGGATCCTCCTTAAATTTGACCAGGAATACTTTCTCAATCAACTCAGCTCTGCTGGAGTCAGAGGAACCATCGGCTATGCTGCACCAG AATATGGACTAGGAGGGCAGATATCAACACACGGAGATGTGTATAGCTTTGGGATTCTTGTTCTGGAAATGTTTAGTGGGAAACGACCAACCAATGAGGTGTTCGGAGAAAACTTTACCCTATGTAGCTATGTCAAATCTGCATTGCCAGAGCGAGTATTGGAAGTCGCAGATGAATTTATTCTTCACAGCGGCCTTAGAATCGGCTTCCCTGCAGCCAAGTGCTTGACGCTGGTTTTTGAGGTGGGACTGAGGTGTTGTGAAGAATCTCCAGTGAGCCGGTTGGCAATGAGTGAGGCTGTAAAAGAATTAATCTCAATCAGAGAGAGTTTCTTCAGATCCAGAAGAAGAGCTGCGCGTTGA
- the LOC106319179 gene encoding probable LRR receptor-like serine/threonine-protein kinase At3g47570 isoform X3 — translation MKLFLLLSFSALMLLEAYKFTDETDKKSLLEFKAQVSEGRRSVLSSWNNSSPLCNWTGVTCGRKHKRVTGLDIGGLQLGGVISPSIDLGLNKLNGKLPTSLGNLTSLRELGLGDNNIEGGIPDDMARLAQMVNFDLSVNSFSSVFPPVVYNWSSLEYLNIFRNGFSGNLRPTFGNLLPNLRGLYIGNNSLTGAIPTTLPNISTLQDLRMEVNGLVGSIPPGFGKLRNLKSISLHSNFLGSNFSGDLDFLDALTNCTQLQSISVANNTLGGDLPTSISNLSINLMELTLQMNFISGSISRDIGNLISLQSLWLGENMLTKTLPTSLGTLSGLVELSVYSNKMSGEIPFSIGNITRLEKLYLSNNSFEGIIPTSLGNCNYLLQLYVENNKLSGTLPLEILKIVRLVVLSISDNYLTGFLPKDIGRLENLVMLYVEHNKLSGKLPETLGKCFSMEELQLQGNFFEGTIPDISGLVGVKEVDFSNNYLSGSIPIYFANFNSLENLNLSINNFEGKVPTEGKFKNATIVSVFGNKNLCGGVLELKLSPCLSQELEKRAKHSSLSKKVVTGVSIGGSVFMIFSIASVSLCWFKNRKKNKTNAETPSTVGTFHEQISYGDLRNATDGFSSSNLMGSGSFGAVFKALLPAKNKVVAVKVLNMQQRGAMKSFMAECESLKDVRHRNLVKLLTACSSIDYQGNQFRALIYEFMPNGSLDMWLHSEEVEEIHRPSRTLTLLERLRIAIDVASVLDYLHVHCHEAIAHCDLKPSNVLLDNDLTAHVSDFGLARILLKFDQEYFLNQLSSAGVRGTIGYAAPEYGLGGQISTHGDVYSFGILVLEMFSGKRPTNEVFGENFTLCSYVKSALPERVLEVADEFILHSGLRIGFPAAKCLTLVFEVGLRCCEESPVSRLAMSEAVKELISIRESFFRSRRRAAR, via the exons ATGAAACTCTTTCTTTTACTTTCTTTCAGTGCTCTCATGTTACTGGAAGCATACAAGTTTACCGATGAAACTGATAAGAAATCGTTGCTCGAGTTCAAGGCTCAAGTATCTGAAGGCAGAAGATCTGTCTTGTCCTCATGGAACAACTCATCCCCTCTATGCAACTGGACAGGGGTTACATGTGGCCGGAAACACAAAAGGGTTACTGGTTTGGACATCGGAGGATTGCAATTAGGTGGGGTAATATCACCATCTATCG ATCTTGGTCTAAACAAATTGAATGGAAAGCTCCCTACATCTCTAGGAAACTTGACATCCCTCAGAGAACTTGGCCTAGGAGATAACAATATAGAAGGAGGAATCCCTGACGATATGGCTAGGCTGGCTCAAATGGTAAATTTTGATTTATCAGTGAACAGTTTCTCAAGTGTTTTTCCTCCTGTGGTTTACAATTGGTCCTCACTTGAGTATTTGAACATTTTTAGAAATGGTTTCTCTGGGAACCTGAGGCCTACTTTTGGTAATTTACTACCAAACTTACGAGGGTTATATATCGGAAACAATTCTCTTACTGGTGCCATTCCAACAACACTTCCCAATATCTCAACTCTTCAAGATTTAAGAATGGAAGTTAACGGTCTAGTTGGAAGTATTCCTCCGGGTTTTGGAAAACTACGGAATTTGAAATCCATATCACTTCATAGTAATTTTTTGGGAAGTAACTTTTCTGGAGATCTTGACTTTCTTGATGCTTTAACTAACTGCACCCAGCTGCAAAGCATAAGTGTGGCTAACAATACACTTGGGGGTGACTTGCCTACCTCCATTTCCAATCTATCAATCAACCTCATGGAGTTAACCCTTCAAATGAACTTTATTTCTGGAAGCATTTCTCGTGACATTGGGAATCTCATAAGCCTACAATCACTTTGGTTGGGAGAAAATATGTTAACAAAAACACTTCCAACCTCCCTTGGGACGCTTTCGGGATTGGTAGAATTAAGTGTCTATTCAAATAAAATGTCAGGAGAGATACCATTTTCTATAGGAAACATTACTCGGTTAGAAAAACTCTATTTGTCCAACAATAGTTTTGAAGGAATCATTCCTACAAGTCTCGGTAACTGTAATTATTTATTACAGTTATATGTTGAGAACAATAAGTTGAGTGGGACTCTACCTCTAGAGATTCTGAAGATTGTACGCCTTGTTGTCCTAAGCATATCAGACAATTATTTGACCGGATTTCTACCAAAAGATATCGGAAGACTTGAAAATCTTGTTATGCTATATGTTGAGCATAATAAACTATCAGGAAAGCTCCCAGAAACTTTGGGAAAGTGTTTCTCAATGGAAGAACTTCAGCTGCAAGGAAATTTTTTTGAAGGAACCATTCCAGACATAAGTGGGTTGGTGGGTGTTAAAGAGGTTGATTTCTCCAACAATTACCTCTCCGGAAGCATACCAATATATTTTGCAAACTTTAACTCGTTGGAGAATCTCAACCTATCTATTAACAACTTCGAGGGAAAAGTGCCAACAGAAGGAAAGTTCAAGAATGCTACTATAGTTTCAGTATTTGGAAACAAAAACCTATGTGGAGGCGTCTTGGAATTGAAACTAAGTCCATGCTTATCGCAAGAACTTGAGAAAAGGGCGAAACACTCATCTCTTTCAAAGAAAGTTGTGACTGGAGTAAGCATAGGTGGCTCTGTATTTATGATATTTTCCATAGCTTCAGTTTCTCTTTGTTGGTTCAAAAACAGAAAGAAGAACAAAACAAATGCAGAAACTCCGTCCACCGTTGGGACTTTCCATGAACAGATAAGCTATGGAGATCTTCGAAACGCAACAGATGGTTTCTCTTCAAGTAATTTGATGGGGTCAGGCAGCTTTGGTGCAGTGTTTAAAGCATTGCTTCCAGCAAAAAACAAGGTTGTTGCAGTGAAAGTTTTAAACATGCAGCAACGTGGAGCAATGAAGAGCTTTATGGCAGAATGTGAATCCTTGAAAGACGTAAGGCATCGTAATCTTGTGAAGCTGTTGACGGCTTGTTCAAGTATTGATTACCAAGGAAATCAATTCAGAGCTCTGATCTATGAGTTCATGCCAAATGGAAGCTTGGATATGTGGTTACATTCGGAAGAAGTGGAAGAGATTCATAGACCATCAAGAACTTTGACACTTCTTGAAAGGCTTCGCATAGCGATAGATGTTGCTTCTGTTCTGGATTATCTTCATGTTCATTGTCATGAAGCTATAGCTCATTGTGATCTTAAGCCAAGCAACGTCCTTCTAGACAATGATCTAACTGCGCATGTTAGTGACTTTGGTCTAGCTCGGATCCTCCTTAAATTTGACCAGGAATACTTTCTCAATCAACTCAGCTCTGCTGGAGTCAGAGGAACCATCGGCTATGCTGCACCAG AATATGGACTAGGAGGGCAGATATCAACACACGGAGATGTGTATAGCTTTGGGATTCTTGTTCTGGAAATGTTTAGTGGGAAACGACCAACCAATGAGGTGTTCGGAGAAAACTTTACCCTATGTAGCTATGTCAAATCTGCATTGCCAGAGCGAGTATTGGAAGTCGCAGATGAATTTATTCTTCACAGCGGCCTTAGAATCGGCTTCCCTGCAGCCAAGTGCTTGACGCTGGTTTTTGAGGTGGGACTGAGGTGTTGTGAAGAATCTCCAGTGAGCCGGTTGGCAATGAGTGAGGCTGTAAAAGAATTAATCTCAATCAGAGAGAGTTTCTTCAGATCCAGAAGAAGAGCTGCGCGTTGA
- the LOC106319179 gene encoding probable LRR receptor-like serine/threonine-protein kinase At3g47570 isoform X1, which translates to MKLFLLLSFSALMLLEAYKFTDETDKKSLLEFKAQVSEGRRSVLSSWNNSSPLCNWTGVTCGRKHKRVTGLDIGGLQLGGVISPSIGNLSFLISLNLENNSFGGTIPQEVGNLFRLQHLFMGFNYLEGTIPAGLYNCSRLLTIDLFSNFIGQNVGSEVGSLTELVVLDLGLNKLNGKLPTSLGNLTSLRELGLGDNNIEGGIPDDMARLAQMVNFDLSVNSFSSVFPPVVYNWSSLEYLNIFRNGFSGNLRPTFGNLLPNLRGLYIGNNSLTGAIPTTLPNISTLQDLRMEVNGLVGSIPPGFGKLRNLKSISLHSNFLGSNFSGDLDFLDALTNCTQLQSISVANNTLGGDLPTSISNLSINLMELTLQMNFISGSISRDIGNLISLQSLWLGENMLTKTLPTSLGTLSGLVELSVYSNKMSGEIPFSIGNITRLEKLYLSNNSFEGIIPTSLGNCNYLLQLYVENNKLSGTLPLEILKIVRLVVLSISDNYLTGFLPKDIGRLENLVMLYVEHNKLSGKLPETLGKCFSMEELQLQGNFFEGTIPDISGLVGVKEVDFSNNYLSGSIPIYFANFNSLENLNLSINNFEGKVPTEGKFKNATIVSVFGNKNLCGGVLELKLSPCLSQELEKRAKHSSLSKKVVTGVSIGGSVFMIFSIASVSLCWFKNRKKNKTNAETPSTVGTFHEQISYGDLRNATDGFSSSNLMGSGSFGAVFKALLPAKNKVVAVKVLNMQQRGAMKSFMAECESLKDVRHRNLVKLLTACSSIDYQGNQFRALIYEFMPNGSLDMWLHSEEVEEIHRPSRTLTLLERLRIAIDVASVLDYLHVHCHEAIAHCDLKPSNVLLDNDLTAHVSDFGLARILLKFDQEYFLNQLSSAGVRGTIGYAAPEYGLGGQISTHGDVYSFGILVLEMFSGKRPTNEVFGENFTLCSYVKSALPERVLEVADEFILHSGLRIGFPAAKCLTLVFEVGLRCCEESPVSRLAMSEAVKELISIRESFFRSRRRAAR; encoded by the exons ATGAAACTCTTTCTTTTACTTTCTTTCAGTGCTCTCATGTTACTGGAAGCATACAAGTTTACCGATGAAACTGATAAGAAATCGTTGCTCGAGTTCAAGGCTCAAGTATCTGAAGGCAGAAGATCTGTCTTGTCCTCATGGAACAACTCATCCCCTCTATGCAACTGGACAGGGGTTACATGTGGCCGGAAACACAAAAGGGTTACTGGTTTGGACATCGGAGGATTGCAATTAGGTGGGGTAATATCACCATCTATCGGTAATCTTTCGTTTCTCATATCACTTAATCTTGAAAATAACTCTTTTGGTGGAACCATCCCTCAAGAGGTTGGAAACTTGTTTAGACTTCAACACTTGTTTATGGGATTTAATTACCTCGAAGGAACGATTCCAGCTGGTCTTTATAACTGCTCTAGATTATTGACCATTGATTTATTTTCAAATTTCATTGGACAAAATGTTGGTTCAGAAGTAGGATCATTGACGGAACTTGTTGTTTTAGATCTTGGTCTAAACAAATTGAATGGAAAGCTCCCTACATCTCTAGGAAACTTGACATCCCTCAGAGAACTTGGCCTAGGAGATAACAATATAGAAGGAGGAATCCCTGACGATATGGCTAGGCTGGCTCAAATGGTAAATTTTGATTTATCAGTGAACAGTTTCTCAAGTGTTTTTCCTCCTGTGGTTTACAATTGGTCCTCACTTGAGTATTTGAACATTTTTAGAAATGGTTTCTCTGGGAACCTGAGGCCTACTTTTGGTAATTTACTACCAAACTTACGAGGGTTATATATCGGAAACAATTCTCTTACTGGTGCCATTCCAACAACACTTCCCAATATCTCAACTCTTCAAGATTTAAGAATGGAAGTTAACGGTCTAGTTGGAAGTATTCCTCCGGGTTTTGGAAAACTACGGAATTTGAAATCCATATCACTTCATAGTAATTTTTTGGGAAGTAACTTTTCTGGAGATCTTGACTTTCTTGATGCTTTAACTAACTGCACCCAGCTGCAAAGCATAAGTGTGGCTAACAATACACTTGGGGGTGACTTGCCTACCTCCATTTCCAATCTATCAATCAACCTCATGGAGTTAACCCTTCAAATGAACTTTATTTCTGGAAGCATTTCTCGTGACATTGGGAATCTCATAAGCCTACAATCACTTTGGTTGGGAGAAAATATGTTAACAAAAACACTTCCAACCTCCCTTGGGACGCTTTCGGGATTGGTAGAATTAAGTGTCTATTCAAATAAAATGTCAGGAGAGATACCATTTTCTATAGGAAACATTACTCGGTTAGAAAAACTCTATTTGTCCAACAATAGTTTTGAAGGAATCATTCCTACAAGTCTCGGTAACTGTAATTATTTATTACAGTTATATGTTGAGAACAATAAGTTGAGTGGGACTCTACCTCTAGAGATTCTGAAGATTGTACGCCTTGTTGTCCTAAGCATATCAGACAATTATTTGACCGGATTTCTACCAAAAGATATCGGAAGACTTGAAAATCTTGTTATGCTATATGTTGAGCATAATAAACTATCAGGAAAGCTCCCAGAAACTTTGGGAAAGTGTTTCTCAATGGAAGAACTTCAGCTGCAAGGAAATTTTTTTGAAGGAACCATTCCAGACATAAGTGGGTTGGTGGGTGTTAAAGAGGTTGATTTCTCCAACAATTACCTCTCCGGAAGCATACCAATATATTTTGCAAACTTTAACTCGTTGGAGAATCTCAACCTATCTATTAACAACTTCGAGGGAAAAGTGCCAACAGAAGGAAAGTTCAAGAATGCTACTATAGTTTCAGTATTTGGAAACAAAAACCTATGTGGAGGCGTCTTGGAATTGAAACTAAGTCCATGCTTATCGCAAGAACTTGAGAAAAGGGCGAAACACTCATCTCTTTCAAAGAAAGTTGTGACTGGAGTAAGCATAGGTGGCTCTGTATTTATGATATTTTCCATAGCTTCAGTTTCTCTTTGTTGGTTCAAAAACAGAAAGAAGAACAAAACAAATGCAGAAACTCCGTCCACCGTTGGGACTTTCCATGAACAGATAAGCTATGGAGATCTTCGAAACGCAACAGATGGTTTCTCTTCAAGTAATTTGATGGGGTCAGGCAGCTTTGGTGCAGTGTTTAAAGCATTGCTTCCAGCAAAAAACAAGGTTGTTGCAGTGAAAGTTTTAAACATGCAGCAACGTGGAGCAATGAAGAGCTTTATGGCAGAATGTGAATCCTTGAAAGACGTAAGGCATCGTAATCTTGTGAAGCTGTTGACGGCTTGTTCAAGTATTGATTACCAAGGAAATCAATTCAGAGCTCTGATCTATGAGTTCATGCCAAATGGAAGCTTGGATATGTGGTTACATTCGGAAGAAGTGGAAGAGATTCATAGACCATCAAGAACTTTGACACTTCTTGAAAGGCTTCGCATAGCGATAGATGTTGCTTCTGTTCTGGATTATCTTCATGTTCATTGTCATGAAGCTATAGCTCATTGTGATCTTAAGCCAAGCAACGTCCTTCTAGACAATGATCTAACTGCGCATGTTAGTGACTTTGGTCTAGCTCGGATCCTCCTTAAATTTGACCAGGAATACTTTCTCAATCAACTCAGCTCTGCTGGAGTCAGAGGAACCATCGGCTATGCTGCACCAG AATATGGACTAGGAGGGCAGATATCAACACACGGAGATGTGTATAGCTTTGGGATTCTTGTTCTGGAAATGTTTAGTGGGAAACGACCAACCAATGAGGTGTTCGGAGAAAACTTTACCCTATGTAGCTATGTCAAATCTGCATTGCCAGAGCGAGTATTGGAAGTCGCAGATGAATTTATTCTTCACAGCGGCCTTAGAATCGGCTTCCCTGCAGCCAAGTGCTTGACGCTGGTTTTTGAGGTGGGACTGAGGTGTTGTGAAGAATCTCCAGTGAGCCGGTTGGCAATGAGTGAGGCTGTAAAAGAATTAATCTCAATCAGAGAGAGTTTCTTCAGATCCAGAAGAAGAGCTGCGCGTTGA